From the genome of Streptomyces sp. V1I1, one region includes:
- a CDS encoding YhjD/YihY/BrkB family envelope integrity protein: protein MTQKPSGAEHHAHPLRNLHSRTLASPLGLAWNRGREVELMHRAMGFAALGFLTLVPLLIVVAAADPASGQGFARWLGQALGVSEASQDEVERLFGLPGQALQRTTAFGLAALTVFGLTFGSAVQTGYEKVWDLPTARWHTMWRHVVWLALLVFSLVVFASTPVPTDAVWETILGALADLIGTCIFFLLSQRVLLGGRVRWRALLPGSVATAVGLLGLRVFSQLVFSPLIASTAVTYGPFGTVLVIQSWLVGVGVVVYGGALVGRLIHEGSVGRRLGREPEDAP, encoded by the coding sequence ATGACCCAGAAGCCTTCCGGCGCGGAGCACCATGCGCACCCGCTCCGGAACCTGCACAGCAGGACTCTCGCGTCACCCCTCGGGCTCGCCTGGAACCGCGGCCGCGAGGTGGAGCTGATGCACCGCGCGATGGGCTTCGCCGCACTCGGCTTTCTGACGCTTGTCCCGCTCCTGATCGTCGTCGCGGCGGCCGACCCGGCGAGCGGACAGGGCTTCGCCCGCTGGCTGGGCCAGGCGCTGGGGGTCTCGGAGGCCTCCCAGGACGAGGTCGAGCGGCTGTTCGGCCTGCCTGGGCAGGCGCTGCAGCGCACGACCGCGTTCGGTCTCGCCGCGCTCACCGTCTTCGGTCTGACCTTCGGTTCGGCGGTGCAGACCGGCTACGAGAAGGTCTGGGACCTGCCGACGGCCCGCTGGCACACCATGTGGCGGCATGTCGTCTGGCTGGCCCTGCTCGTCTTCTCCCTGGTGGTCTTCGCCAGCACGCCCGTGCCCACCGACGCTGTCTGGGAGACGATCCTGGGCGCCCTGGCAGATCTGATCGGCACCTGCATCTTCTTCTTGCTGTCCCAGCGTGTGCTGCTCGGCGGCCGGGTCCGCTGGCGGGCCCTGCTGCCGGGGTCGGTGGCGACGGCCGTGGGCCTGCTCGGCCTGCGGGTCTTCTCGCAACTCGTCTTCTCACCGCTGATCGCGTCGACCGCCGTCACCTACGGCCCGTTCGGGACCGTGCTGGTCATCCAGTCCTGGCTCGTCGGTGTCGGCGTGGTCGTCTACGGAGGAGCGCTCGTGGGACGCCTCATCCACGAAGGAAGCGTGGGGCGCCGACTGGGACGCGAGCCGGAAGACGCTCCCTAG
- a CDS encoding ATP-binding protein: MISQPSRHCTVELQALPSRIGQVRRIISAQLRYWHLDPLIDQAALGVTELLTNVHQHAEPDKMCTVEIELLLDRLTVSVHDHDPRIPTVEDSDHFATSGRGLALIAAVSESWGVRPQGDTGKSVWFTLSAPSPVALPPYPLVYGATTDGPLREHATVRSTIAR; this comes from the coding sequence GTGATCAGCCAGCCAAGCAGGCACTGCACGGTGGAGCTCCAGGCCCTGCCGTCGCGGATCGGTCAGGTCCGCAGAATCATCTCGGCGCAACTGCGCTACTGGCATCTCGATCCCTTGATCGACCAGGCAGCACTCGGCGTAACCGAGTTGCTGACCAATGTCCACCAGCACGCCGAGCCGGACAAGATGTGCACCGTGGAGATCGAGCTGCTGCTCGACCGGCTCACGGTCTCGGTTCATGACCACGATCCACGTATCCCGACGGTCGAGGACTCCGACCACTTCGCCACCTCCGGCCGCGGGCTCGCGCTGATAGCGGCGGTGAGCGAGAGCTGGGGCGTACGGCCGCAGGGCGACACCGGGAAGAGCGTCTGGTTCACGCTCTCGGCGCCGTCGCCCGTGGCGCTGCCGCCGTATCCGCTGGTGTACGGGGCAACGACCGACGGCCCCTTGCGCGAACACGCCACCGTGCGGTCAACCATCGCGCGCTGA
- a CDS encoding SRPBCC family protein, whose translation MARRLRPVELDFVESAPLRLVFSAELSASPQAVYEALAEDVPGWTSWFTAVSSATPTHGGGGREIRLKGGVLFLETILATDPGERYAYRVDETNAPGLRALLEEWRITPAANGTRVQWTFAADAPALMLAVLKLGRSGLATSFRGAVRSLDRRLTRSAAQ comes from the coding sequence ATGGCACGCCGACTCCGCCCCGTGGAACTCGACTTCGTCGAGTCAGCCCCGCTGCGCCTGGTCTTCTCGGCCGAGTTGTCGGCCTCGCCGCAGGCCGTGTACGAAGCGCTCGCCGAGGATGTCCCGGGCTGGACCTCGTGGTTCACCGCTGTCAGCTCGGCCACGCCCACCCACGGGGGCGGGGGCCGCGAGATCAGGCTCAAGGGCGGCGTCCTCTTCCTCGAGACCATCCTGGCCACGGACCCCGGCGAGCGCTACGCCTACCGCGTCGACGAGACCAACGCACCCGGCCTTCGCGCCCTGTTGGAGGAGTGGCGGATCACTCCAGCCGCGAACGGCACCCGGGTGCAGTGGACCTTCGCGGCGGACGCCCCGGCGCTGATGCTCGCCGTCCTGAAGCTGGGCCGCTCAGGGCTGGCCACGTCCTTCCGCGGCGCGGTCCGCAGTCTCGACCGCAGGCTCACCCGGTCCGCCGCGCAATGA
- a CDS encoding SRPBCC family protein, which produces MTAFRIARAVTLPADEAWLRVTDWRAHAAQVPLTTVSSVTPSPTRVGTVFVARSGLGRSGLGRSGLDRSGLDRFRLDRFGFDDPMEVVHWQPPEDGAPGLCRLEKRGRVIKGWAEIEVLPQGPGAVVVWVEELRIRLVPRLLDPLVVRVARLVFGRALDGLLTRPRPPATDN; this is translated from the coding sequence GTGACCGCCTTCCGGATCGCACGGGCCGTCACGCTGCCTGCCGATGAGGCCTGGCTGCGGGTCACCGACTGGCGGGCGCACGCCGCCCAGGTGCCGTTGACAACCGTGTCCTCTGTGACACCGTCGCCCACCCGGGTCGGCACGGTGTTCGTGGCGCGCTCGGGACTTGGCCGCTCCGGACTTGGCCGCTCGGGACTTGACCGCTCCGGACTTGACCGCTTCAGACTTGACCGCTTCGGCTTCGACGATCCGATGGAGGTCGTCCACTGGCAGCCGCCCGAGGACGGCGCGCCGGGGCTGTGCCGACTGGAGAAGCGCGGCCGCGTCATCAAGGGCTGGGCAGAGATCGAGGTGCTCCCTCAGGGGCCTGGTGCCGTGGTGGTCTGGGTGGAGGAGCTCCGTATCCGGCTGGTTCCCCGGCTGCTCGACCCGCTGGTAGTCCGGGTGGCGCGGCTGGTGTTCGGCCGCGCGCTGGACGGACTCCTCACACGACCGAGGCCGCCTGCTACGGACAACTGA
- a CDS encoding MFS transporter encodes MPHLNKLRTAVPGGPGGNPAPPSLFRLRTALTVFFALDGFLFAGWVVRIPAIKQQTGSSASDLGLALLGVSAGAVVTMTLTGRLCRRIGSHPVTVVSAVLLSLSIALPPLTHSALALGLVLLVFGAAYGGINVAMNSAAVDLVAAMRRPVMPSFHAAFSLGGMIGAGLGGLVAGGLSPTAHLLTLTAVGLLVTAVAGPVLLRHPAPTAGPAAKEPVPRRLKGRTRQLVVLFGVIALCTAYGEGAMADWGALHLEEDLHAHPGIAAAGYSLFALAMTAGRLSGTAMLERLGQTRTLVAGGTTAATGMLLGALAPSVWLALLGFAVTGLGLANIFPVAVARAGALAGPGGVAAASTLGYGGMLLGPPAIGFLADWFSLPVALTTVAALAGGAALIGYTARNASAPRDN; translated from the coding sequence GTGCCGCACCTAAACAAACTACGGACGGCCGTTCCGGGGGGACCCGGCGGAAACCCCGCCCCACCCTCCCTGTTCCGCCTCCGTACCGCGCTGACCGTGTTCTTCGCCCTCGACGGCTTTCTCTTCGCCGGCTGGGTGGTCCGCATCCCCGCGATCAAGCAGCAGACCGGCTCGTCGGCGAGCGATCTGGGGCTGGCGCTGCTCGGGGTCTCGGCGGGCGCGGTGGTGACAATGACGCTGACCGGACGGCTCTGCCGCCGGATCGGCAGCCATCCGGTGACCGTCGTCAGCGCCGTACTGCTGTCGCTGAGCATCGCGCTCCCGCCGCTCACGCACTCGGCGCTCGCCCTCGGTCTTGTGCTGCTGGTCTTCGGTGCGGCGTACGGCGGAATCAATGTCGCGATGAACAGCGCGGCGGTCGATCTGGTCGCGGCCATGCGGCGGCCGGTGATGCCGAGCTTCCACGCGGCGTTCAGCCTCGGCGGCATGATCGGCGCGGGGCTCGGCGGTCTGGTCGCGGGCGGCCTCTCCCCCACCGCGCATCTGCTCACCCTCACCGCCGTCGGCCTGCTGGTCACCGCCGTCGCGGGACCCGTCCTGCTGCGCCACCCGGCGCCGACAGCCGGGCCCGCGGCCAAGGAGCCGGTACCACGCCGACTGAAGGGGCGTACGCGCCAACTCGTCGTCCTCTTCGGCGTGATCGCGCTCTGCACGGCGTACGGAGAAGGCGCGATGGCCGACTGGGGCGCGCTCCACCTCGAAGAGGATCTGCACGCACACCCCGGCATCGCCGCCGCCGGGTACTCCCTCTTCGCGCTGGCCATGACGGCCGGCCGGCTCTCCGGCACGGCCATGCTGGAGCGGCTCGGCCAGACCCGCACCCTTGTCGCGGGCGGCACGACGGCCGCGACCGGCATGCTGCTCGGCGCGCTCGCGCCCAGCGTGTGGCTCGCGCTGCTGGGCTTCGCCGTCACCGGCCTGGGCCTCGCGAACATCTTCCCGGTCGCGGTGGCCAGGGCGGGCGCGCTGGCCGGCCCCGGCGGGGTCGCGGCCGCGTCCACGCTCGGCTACGGCGGGATGCTGCTCGGGCCGCCCGCGATCGGCTTCCTCGCCGACTGGTTCTCGCTGCCCGTGGCGCTGACGACGGTGGCCGCCCTCGCGGGTGGCGCGGCACTGATTGGGTACACGGCCCGCAATGCGTCTGCGCCGCGGGACAACTGA
- a CDS encoding SCO4225 family membrane protein, whose amino-acid sequence MKSERLGTLTRLAFGNRASQAYLALVAVATVYVTIDTVFVHHEDASFAGIWLFLLAAPTVFGFFVVGSMFGDAVSSAAWFMYTALVLSVLIQSVALGFFVRLLRGRPHSAHPQGA is encoded by the coding sequence ATGAAGTCTGAACGGCTAGGCACGCTGACGCGACTCGCCTTCGGCAATCGCGCCTCACAGGCGTATCTGGCGCTGGTCGCCGTGGCGACGGTGTACGTCACGATCGACACCGTCTTCGTCCATCACGAGGACGCCTCGTTCGCCGGCATATGGCTGTTCCTGCTGGCCGCTCCGACCGTGTTCGGCTTCTTCGTCGTCGGCTCGATGTTCGGCGACGCGGTCTCCTCGGCCGCGTGGTTCATGTACACCGCCCTGGTGCTGTCGGTGCTCATCCAGTCGGTCGCCCTCGGTTTCTTCGTACGGCTGCTGCGTGGACGCCCGCACTCTGCGCACCCCCAGGGAGCTTGA
- a CDS encoding TetR/AcrR family transcriptional regulator, with translation MYSLFMSTPERLIEATRELLWERGYVGTSPKAIQRQAGAGQGSMYHHFEGKPDLALAAIRRTADEMRAAAEAALSGEGTAYERISAYLLRERDVLRGCPVGRLTMDPDVIASDELRAPVDGTLDWLRGRLAAIVQEGRERGELSTALVPAEIAATIVATVQGGYVLARASGTTAAFKAGVRGLLALLRTTGSA, from the coding sequence ATGTACAGTCTGTTCATGAGCACTCCCGAGCGGCTGATCGAGGCCACCCGCGAGCTGCTGTGGGAGCGCGGCTACGTGGGCACCAGCCCCAAGGCCATCCAGCGGCAGGCCGGGGCAGGCCAGGGCAGCATGTACCACCACTTCGAAGGCAAGCCCGATCTGGCGCTGGCGGCGATCCGGCGTACGGCGGACGAGATGCGGGCCGCCGCGGAGGCGGCACTGAGCGGCGAGGGGACCGCGTACGAGCGGATCAGCGCATATCTGCTGCGGGAGCGCGATGTGCTGCGCGGCTGCCCGGTGGGACGCCTGACGATGGACCCGGACGTCATCGCGAGCGACGAGCTGCGCGCCCCGGTCGACGGGACGCTGGACTGGCTGCGCGGCCGGCTCGCCGCGATCGTCCAGGAGGGCCGGGAGCGGGGCGAGTTGAGCACCGCGCTGGTGCCCGCGGAGATCGCGGCGACGATCGTCGCGACCGTGCAGGGCGGCTATGTGCTGGCTCGCGCGTCCGGCACGACGGCCGCGTTCAAAGCGGGCGTGCGGGGGCTGCTCGCCCTGCTGCGTACGACCGGGAGCGCCTGA
- a CDS encoding SHOCT domain-containing protein, translating into MNTLAYADGPGPWILFFPLIWAAVVVGVVTVLRRTGVWRGRRGPWQGPRSTQRPGSTHGENSPIALLGRRFAAGEIDEDEYWRRLSVLDEQFGRTGKDSAV; encoded by the coding sequence ATGAACACCCTGGCGTACGCAGACGGGCCAGGCCCGTGGATTCTCTTCTTCCCGCTGATCTGGGCGGCCGTCGTCGTCGGCGTCGTCACCGTTCTGCGCCGCACCGGCGTGTGGCGCGGGCGCCGCGGCCCCTGGCAGGGACCCCGCTCGACGCAGAGGCCCGGCTCGACGCACGGCGAGAACTCGCCGATCGCGCTGCTCGGCCGCCGCTTCGCCGCCGGTGAGATCGACGAGGACGAGTACTGGCGGCGGCTGTCCGTCCTGGACGAGCAGTTCGGCCGTACGGGCAAGGACAGTGCGGTATGA
- a CDS encoding DeoR/GlpR family DNA-binding transcription regulator, producing MTDNQNLLAEQRRALILDEVRRRGGVRVNELTRKLNVSDMTVRRDLDSLARQGVIEKVHGGAVPVVEASTHEPGFEAKSALELSAKEDIARAAAQMAVPGSAIALSGGTTTYALAHHLLEVPDLTVVTNSVRVADVFHAAQRAGAAGGQRSGAATVVLTGGVRTPSDSLVGPVADQAIRSLHFDVLFLGVHGISVEAGLSTPNLAEAETNRRFVQAARRVVVVADHTKWGTVGLSSFARLAEVDTLVTDAGLSGEAREEIAEHLPGLVVAGGREVADGQDG from the coding sequence GTGACCGACAACCAGAACCTGCTCGCGGAGCAGCGGCGCGCCCTGATCCTCGACGAGGTGCGCAGGCGCGGTGGGGTGCGGGTCAATGAGCTCACCCGCAAGCTCAATGTCTCCGACATGACGGTGCGCCGGGATCTGGACTCCCTGGCCCGGCAGGGGGTCATCGAGAAGGTCCACGGCGGCGCGGTGCCGGTGGTTGAGGCGAGCACGCACGAGCCGGGGTTCGAGGCCAAGTCGGCGCTTGAGCTGAGCGCCAAGGAGGACATCGCGCGGGCGGCCGCGCAGATGGCGGTGCCCGGCAGCGCGATCGCGCTGTCCGGCGGCACCACGACCTATGCGCTGGCGCACCATCTGCTCGAGGTGCCGGATCTGACGGTGGTCACCAACTCGGTGCGGGTCGCGGATGTGTTCCACGCGGCGCAGCGGGCGGGTGCGGCGGGCGGCCAGCGTTCCGGCGCCGCGACGGTGGTCCTCACCGGCGGTGTGCGTACGCCCTCCGACTCGCTGGTCGGGCCGGTCGCCGACCAGGCGATCCGCTCGCTCCACTTCGATGTGCTGTTCCTCGGGGTGCACGGCATCTCGGTGGAGGCCGGGCTCTCCACGCCGAATCTGGCGGAGGCCGAGACGAACCGCCGCTTCGTCCAGGCCGCGCGCCGGGTCGTGGTGGTCGCCGACCACACCAAGTGGGGGACGGTGGGCCTGAGTTCGTTCGCCCGGCTCGCGGAGGTCGACACGCTGGTGACTGATGCGGGTCTTTCGGGGGAGGCGCGCGAGGAGATCGCGGAGCATCTGCCCGGCCTGGTGGTGGCGGGCGGTCGCGAGGTCGCCGACGGGCAGGACGGCTGA
- a CDS encoding PLP-dependent cysteine synthase family protein yields MSTSEKPVTGEAMPTVDVDRSDPEYRAWLKEAVRKVQADANRSADTHLLRFPLPEEWGIDLYLKDESTHPTGSLKHRLARSLFLYGLCNGWIRPGKPVIEASSGSTAVSEAYFAKLIGVPFVAVMPRTTSAEKIRLIEFHGGQCHFVDDSRKMYEESAALAQRTGGHYMDQFTYAERATDWRGNNNIAESIYQQLKLERYPEPAWIVATAGTGGTSATIARYVHYMQHDTRICVPDPENSCFFDGWTNHDPHAGSDCGSRIEGIGRPRMEPSFVPGAIDRMMKVPDAASVAAVRALDAAIGRKAGGSTGTGLWSALKIIGEMLADGRKGSVVTLLCDPGDRYLDKYYSDAWLDEQGLDIAPYTAAIEEFLDSGVWPR; encoded by the coding sequence ATGAGCACGAGTGAGAAGCCAGTGACGGGCGAGGCGATGCCGACCGTCGATGTGGACCGCAGCGATCCAGAGTACCGGGCCTGGCTGAAGGAGGCGGTGCGCAAGGTCCAGGCCGACGCCAACCGCTCTGCCGACACCCACCTGCTGCGATTCCCGCTGCCCGAGGAGTGGGGCATCGACCTCTACCTCAAGGACGAGTCCACCCATCCCACAGGCAGCCTCAAGCACCGCCTCGCGCGGTCGCTGTTCCTGTACGGCCTGTGCAATGGCTGGATCCGGCCTGGCAAGCCCGTCATCGAGGCGTCCAGCGGCTCGACCGCAGTCTCCGAGGCGTACTTCGCCAAGCTGATCGGCGTCCCCTTCGTCGCGGTGATGCCCCGCACCACCAGCGCCGAGAAGATCCGGCTGATCGAATTCCACGGCGGCCAGTGCCACTTCGTCGACGACTCGCGGAAGATGTACGAGGAGTCGGCGGCGCTCGCGCAACGGACCGGCGGCCACTACATGGACCAGTTCACCTACGCGGAACGGGCCACCGACTGGCGCGGCAACAACAACATCGCCGAATCGATCTACCAGCAGCTGAAGTTGGAGCGCTATCCCGAGCCCGCGTGGATCGTCGCGACGGCCGGCACCGGCGGCACCTCGGCGACCATCGCCCGCTACGTCCACTACATGCAGCACGACACCCGTATCTGCGTCCCAGACCCGGAGAACTCCTGTTTCTTCGACGGCTGGACGAACCACGATCCGCACGCCGGCAGTGACTGCGGCTCCCGCATCGAGGGCATCGGACGGCCGCGCATGGAGCCGAGCTTCGTGCCCGGGGCCATCGACCGGATGATGAAGGTGCCGGACGCGGCGAGCGTCGCCGCCGTACGTGCCCTGGACGCGGCCATCGGCCGTAAGGCGGGCGGCTCCACCGGCACCGGCCTGTGGAGCGCGCTGAAGATCATCGGCGAGATGCTGGCCGACGGGCGCAAGGGGAGCGTGGTCACGCTGCTCTGTGACCCGGGCGACCGCTACCTCGACAAGTACTACTCCGACGCCTGGCTGGACGAACAGGGCCTGGACATCGCCCCATACACCGCGGCGATCGAGGAGTTCCTGGACAGCGGCGTCTGGCCCCGCTGA
- a CDS encoding DUF4865 family protein: MHAMQYEITLPADYDMGIIRKRVATKGHLLDDFPGLGLKAYLMRERGHDSPVNQYAPFYLWAAPEGMNRLLWGPGFQGIVDDFGRPEVQHWTGLAYEEGPAAAAAPRTAVRRKQRIPQPAPLAPVIEEAVGETRRLARLDGVVCAALAVDPRHWELLYFTLWEYETPEATGDLYEVLHLSAPQRDGLPRGRQW, encoded by the coding sequence ATGCATGCCATGCAGTACGAGATCACCTTGCCCGCCGACTACGACATGGGGATCATCCGCAAGCGGGTCGCGACGAAGGGGCATCTCCTCGACGACTTTCCCGGGCTCGGCCTCAAGGCGTATCTGATGCGCGAGCGCGGCCACGACTCACCGGTGAATCAGTACGCGCCGTTCTATCTGTGGGCCGCCCCCGAGGGCATGAACCGCCTCCTCTGGGGGCCGGGATTCCAGGGCATCGTCGATGACTTCGGGCGGCCCGAGGTGCAGCACTGGACCGGGCTCGCGTACGAGGAGGGGCCTGCGGCCGCCGCCGCGCCACGCACCGCCGTGCGGCGCAAGCAGCGGATTCCGCAGCCTGCTCCGCTCGCCCCCGTGATCGAGGAGGCCGTAGGGGAGACGCGGCGCCTGGCGCGGCTGGACGGCGTGGTGTGCGCGGCGCTCGCCGTCGATCCGCGCCACTGGGAGCTGCTGTACTTCACGCTCTGGGAGTACGAAACGCCCGAGGCGACCGGCGACCTCTACGAGGTGCTCCATCTCTCGGCCCCGCAGCGGGACGGGCTCCCCCGCGGGCGGCAGTGGTGA
- a CDS encoding ROK family protein, with the protein MNGKATTTKARLERGRSALGPALELVHTGRAPTRAVLTAELGVTRATAGAVAAELEALGLIRVDSRPGAAAGSQGRPSHRLSVDDTGPVVLAAQVHADGFRAALVGLGGRTVATAPGCVTVSADPAQVLGEVVDAGAALLHESGRRCVGAGLAVPSAVAEPDGTALNPLHLAWPAGAPVRDIFAERVRAAGIQGPAFTGNDVNLAALAEHRHGAGRGAQHLLCVATGHRGVGGALVLDGRLHTGSSGLALEVGHLTVNPEGRPCHCGSRGCLDVEADPLAFLTAAGRDPGPEVSLLQQSRQLLRTEYDDPAVRNAGEELIDRLGLGLAGLVNILNPDRIILGGLHRELLDADPERLRAVVADRSLWGRSGGVPILACTLDHNSLVGAAELAWQPVLDDPLGALG; encoded by the coding sequence ATGAACGGCAAGGCGACGACCACCAAAGCAAGGCTGGAGAGGGGCCGCAGCGCGCTCGGCCCCGCGCTGGAACTGGTTCATACGGGCCGTGCGCCCACCCGCGCCGTGCTCACCGCCGAACTCGGCGTCACCCGCGCCACCGCCGGGGCGGTGGCCGCGGAACTCGAAGCGCTCGGTCTCATCCGCGTCGACTCCCGGCCCGGCGCCGCCGCCGGCTCCCAGGGCCGCCCCTCGCACCGGCTCTCCGTCGACGACACGGGCCCCGTCGTACTCGCCGCCCAGGTGCACGCCGACGGATTCCGGGCCGCGCTGGTCGGACTCGGCGGCCGCACCGTCGCCACCGCCCCCGGCTGCGTCACCGTCTCCGCCGACCCCGCCCAGGTGCTCGGCGAGGTCGTCGACGCGGGCGCGGCCCTGCTGCACGAGAGCGGGCGACGGTGCGTTGGCGCGGGCCTCGCCGTGCCCTCCGCGGTCGCCGAGCCGGACGGCACCGCCCTCAACCCGCTGCACCTCGCCTGGCCGGCAGGCGCCCCCGTCCGGGACATCTTCGCCGAGCGCGTACGCGCGGCGGGCATCCAGGGCCCCGCCTTCACCGGCAACGATGTCAACCTCGCGGCGCTCGCCGAGCACCGGCACGGCGCGGGCCGCGGCGCCCAGCATCTGCTCTGTGTCGCCACCGGTCACCGGGGCGTCGGCGGCGCGCTCGTCCTCGACGGCCGTCTGCACACCGGCAGTTCGGGCCTCGCCCTCGAGGTCGGCCATCTCACCGTCAACCCCGAGGGCCGCCCCTGCCACTGCGGCAGCCGCGGCTGCCTCGACGTCGAGGCCGACCCGCTCGCCTTCCTCACCGCCGCGGGCCGCGACCCGGGCCCCGAGGTCTCGCTGCTGCAGCAGTCCCGGCAGCTGCTGCGTACGGAGTACGACGACCCGGCCGTACGGAACGCGGGCGAGGAGCTCATCGACCGCCTCGGCCTCGGGCTCGCCGGCCTGGTCAACATCCTCAACCCCGACCGGATCATCCTCGGCGGGCTGCACCGCGAGCTCCTCGACGCCGACCCCGAGCGACTGCGCGCCGTGGTCGCCGACCGCAGTCTGTGGGGCCGCAGTGGCGGAGTGCCGATCCTGGCCTGCACGCTGGACCACAACAGTCTGGTGGGAGCGGCGGAGTTGGCGTGGCAGCCGGTCCTGGACGACCCGCTGGGCGCGCTCGGCTGA